The following proteins are co-located in the Osmia lignaria lignaria isolate PbOS001 chromosome 12, iyOsmLign1, whole genome shotgun sequence genome:
- the LOC117602705 gene encoding uncharacterized protein LOC117602705 isoform X1, whose product MSLAVWHLLILWMILISCSIMSEARFPYVSEFEYIPRLHPSRNPDCPSRFVGKDKIQENVNGWNRPSIEIRAVLSRCTKYSNDFNKRRARRGYTEHQGITNCTRKIVINIRFNNIGKTEMEEKFIVIDHVLDSATMKKMPLQNPYVIKVRQEAVLQLYGLKFQSVVNAEAREDVINNESPNYTGCNVDPENPTCGQTFMRGEPVPFSQGFCCSCDPRVNARRQFAGSNDSVESFDAAAKSNYNDVANKPRNRLANQNGYTRIANDPMAERQITKNDSRSMKKSNTRPVNSASSETTGSSVSRSDARREKDARHKSIDRSSPMSLRGNKEENNHGEYLLSGKKEASNSRVTESSDSEKHSREREVASSTSVSSTRPEVSAGRTPSGDKTASNRNVACDRTIQRENVSGGKSGKAGLGEKQGNQVKMVDKENFNGGKSISDVERFNSVKKQPKNRQSLTENERNNREFQLVDSKTEVEKSRREGGKHAGRSKSMKTQNSSMDLTDTKDSFRSSKQELKKKWWKKAVTSANYVKEDGRKGESFSGNKGFLPKKRNKAFPVTSTIDSVPIRPAMHLNEPLKNLSTGVLNSNGSPVSQSARYTGKGNLNRVMEGTSRRPDIRVKSFNEKHGTVVAGSNGNEKSIRTLEDVGVKLISQMINIDENLLQNDDCFDGVKNRPCKGSIENYTPQKRTLKNLSYRKNRQNRDRRNQNEHEIDGYQSERNFRRSNGPFRAGRNRRRSKGRNEPSSRRGRRKRRSKNLDDDKGFASGNPNFAREVQVYIDSSRPLLERTNDHPRSGKFTHRRAKPNNVAEATNGQESMSKDNLDKRIEEKFSRINDVLKEDSMGSKGSVEEVPETPEIDKTKQYSYRDDTETGNKLEETNDVSSEQKVEETRDRDASNEATEPILEGKMNQIEDDTGLDTNLDLEAENLGKDEEINDHPGSNLPENKFEKSKSSTSNSDLVISPTMGSSMIDDQLKVTPDLSLSENAENAEDFALTKETSTEITQALIVVDLFKVVTNPLNQQQQTTVPKDTSKPSNRSTVVSRLGSLGKSIQKAFGLRVQSETTRQTFAITSTLGLNESTTTTENTTEATTTGVGTTKITDQVFRPSIKPLKDASKQTSGEFHNEVVIDELTFPDETNPPTTAATTLVRRRFDSEINLITEERRRKKKRMTPLAIQNKDSSLDEFRQPYRYHRSPRADNPWYHGGKKDSMKFSFEAENVNLMKEKLGSSNSFLREQRNYVQLMVNGQDDAEKANYGKGYRLKKDRSDPVNGGRRRKAEIRNSPGIKWIHHPWYSTTESSEYTVKSKNRADGVLPSRSLTNSKETGRIQKESDNLNQPEISGRILPPCSKSKYRRSRRLLSVKNSKSTKRNHQKTSKNKKKHAKDDEDDEYEKESSKHLKSLRSRVEKSKKRDTERASSKRNKSNKNRSKKQLQSPLEDSFEGYDYSMPKEPGYEVLEERQAKDVGNPEESLENDETVPFIEESAQRMIPGDSRIQENVQNDDSYSRLADNSVPVDFDRLTDNSKAEDSVLSEKDGQELGKDFEISLTGKIHLESDSNGRPVSISFNAAPEFLPKSSIDSGTMNEYVDRLPSESASSSLVDASNTDNANFLSNAFGAQPVDSDETGDQSKEYSGVIRERNGNAVKYRDVNRPQKLLRLQKKSVDAIENADEEETRLLKGLHRTDEKYSPKDSGSTNLKRDVESVSKETEAKDGDVSSGSEDLKNVLLSDSEDSPQISLDLSNEPEASFLNAEGEDAATTVLSGGCYALNSTTERTDLPETTTVVEKMAAFANTPLLSYQDLNTTEYPSTTEQLATTITMERYDSVQEETLPPQKQQAFGFSKSVAEYNTSAEDNNETTEKKNMQAVSEFVKKLEKLVTDAGNSSNQTGSTLIHLKKFIIVPDNQTFWSLGKLSEPEVSPSSSTETVVLMGEGVNENENVGSVNDKEDDEVDEESKPAESDLIKGIIRSVIRGDDEKRDVTGCGTGKKEEHEEPSKNNNVCKEDKSNMKEKREASMSNAGRERKRESKKKDSRQGKKKRRRKRKRKPKKKKKNANKKNDKKIKSKWPFKRNLLMLSEEEQIETPDCGNKWRIIDKFSLCEKNKNRIEPKKSGENKFKEPQIRGGQDCSNHRHPPNVDPSKYLESAHCLRFSNLWYSVYQLEEPFVAHKIHLQIYVKGSSVDGSIFWQDLTNGSSVRLGTFDKHYRDTRNSMDFTYNDIKLTPNTGYNLDPTKDRLLVPSTLSEDTSKYPEIEGWSGEYLVVQADKINEDANECDKAGVGFTAFVNQPDRCERVRGTCLKNQPMDYWRHDVEARDSGRSGCYFLSNFAWVPSEAIKYNVNGTGSREFLALEYHSPHVSVIDVELGADYNALLRAGSYGRLTEVYIDNTAIDYTVITVLITNKGSSSSSYRVRITDCPEGLPVSWLNAESPSKTISSHHDRKVALDLYGRLSLNEFSCSVELLNSNGEPVATRRIKTRKMDRCFCVRHCVCTCDGERTSCQPMSLENYHAAGFRGPLPPTPDEPFIWFNPITIVCLFIIGVLLLLLLLGIFKWLIGLCLPAVGRWGLDALFETNKMKEYFEKDLKSRSVVLDESGQPVHPDTRRKSVRVCNRKLEFFLNLIFFFIYPLVICCWYCMKPRHPSKSTIPVESQASLMSEKEESPTMICVSTYGDSINSKMEAEDTKYVIDELKKSQESLQNLNRYKRKPESPETVPSSSD is encoded by the exons GGTTTCTGCTGTTCCTGCGATCCGAGGGTGAATGCTAGACGTCAGTTCGCAGGCTCGAACgattccgtcgaaagtttcgaTGCCGCAGCCAAGTCAAACTACAACGACGTCGCAAACAAACCTCGCAACAGGTTAGCAAACCAGAACGGGTATACAAGAATAGCGAACGATCCGATGGCGGAACGCCAGATCACGAAGAATGACTCTCGATCGATGAAGAAATCAAACACGCGACCCGTGAATTCTGCTAGCAGCGAAACAACTGGAAGCAGTGTTTCCAGGTCGGATGCACGTCGTGAAAAAGACGCGCGGCataaatcgatcgatcgatcctcgCCGATGTCATTGCGTGGAAACAAAGAAGAGAACAATCACGGGGAGTATCTCCTATCGGGGAAAAAGGAAGCCTCGAATTCCCGTGTCACGGAATCCAGCGATAGCGAAAAACATTCCAGAGAACGGGAGGTCGCCTCGTCGACATCGGTGTCGTCCACGAGACCGGAAGTGTCCGCTGGAAGGACGCCAAGCGGTGATAAAACAGCGTCCAACAGGAACGTTGCGTGCGACAGAACGATTCAACGGGAAAATGTCTCTGGGGGAAAATCAGGAAAAGCTGGTCTCGGTGAAAAACAAGGAAATCAGGTGAAAATGGTagataaagaaaatttcaatggcGGTAAATCGATCTCTGACGTAGAACGTTTCAATTCCGTGAAAAAACAGCCGAAAAATCGACAGTCCCTGacagaaaacgaaagaaataatCGCGAATTCCAGTTGGTTGATTCGAAAACGGAAGTTGAAAAATCACGGCGAGAGGGAGGGAAACACGCGGGCCGATCGAAGAGCATGAAAACGCAGAATTCGTCGATGGATTTAACTGATACAAAGGATTCATTTCGTTCGAGCAAgcaggaattaaagaaaaaatggtGGAAGAAGGCAGTTACATCAGCGAACTATGTCAAGGAGGACGGGCGAAAGGGTGAATCCTTCTCTGGAAATAAAGGTTTTCTCCCAAAGAAGAGGAACAAAGCGTTTCCCGTTACTTCGACAATCGATTCAGTACCGATCCGACCTGCTATGCATTTAAACGAGCCTTTAAAAAATTTGTCGACAGGTGTATTGAATAGCAATGGGTCTCCTGTGAGCCAGTCAGCTCGCTACACCGGCAAAGGTAATTTGAATAGAGTAATGGAAGGTACGTCTCGCCGGCCGGATATTAGAGTCAAGAGTTTTAACGAGAAACATGGAACGGTCGTAGCAGGATCGAACGGGAACGAGAAATCGATTCGTACCCTCGAAGACGTCGGTGTGAAGTTGATTTCGCAGATGATCAACATTGACGAGAACCTGTTACAAaatgacgattgtttcgacggTGTAAAGAATCGTCCGTGCAAAGGGAGTATCGAAAATTACACGCCGCAGAAGAGAACCTTGAAGAACCTGTCTTATCGTAAGAATAGGCAGAATCGTGACCGCAGAAACCAGAACGAACACGAAATCGATGGTTACCAAAGCGAAAGAAACTTTAGACGATCCAATGGACCGTTTCGTGCTGGAAGAAATCGACGCAGATCGAAAGGGCGAAACGAACCATCCTCGAGACGAGGTCGTCGAAAGAGGAGGAGCAAAAACCTTGACGATGACAAAGGATTCGCGTCGGGGAATCCGAATTTCGCTCGCGAGGTCCAAGTGTACATAGACTCCTCGAGACCCTTGCTGGAACGCACGAATGATCATCCAAGGTCGGGTAAATTCACGCATCGTAGAGCTAAGCCGAATAACGTTGCCGAAGCTACCAACGGCCAGGAATCGATGTCAAAGGACAATTTAGATAAACGGATCGAAGAGAAGTTTAGTCGTATAAACGACGTGCTGAAGGAGGATTCGATGGGGTCGAAGGGAAGCGTGGAAGAGGTGCCGGAAACCCCTGAAATTGATAAGACGAAGCAGTATAGCTATCGCGATGACACAGAGACGGGGAATAAGCTTGAGGAAACGAATGATGTATCATCTGAGCAAAAAGTTGAGGAGACTCGGGATAGGGACGCGTCGAACGAAGCCACTGAGCCAATTCTTGAAGGCAAAATGAATCAAATTGAAGATGATACAGGGTTGGATACAAATCTTGACCTTGAAGCTGAGAATTTAggaaaagatgaagaaataaatgATCATCCAGGTAGTAATTTACCCGagaacaaatttgaaaaatccaaGAGTTCAACATCCAATTCTGACCTTGTGATTTCACCGACGATGGGATCATCGATGATCGACGATCAGTTGAAAGTAACCCCAGATCTATCTTTATCAGAAAACGCAGAGAATGCCGAGGATTTTGCTTTAACTAAAGAAACATCGACGGAGATCACGCAGGCATTGATAGTAGTCGATCTCTTCAAGGTGGTAACCAATCCGCTGAACCAGCAGCAGCAAACCACCGTTCCGAAAGATACCTCGAAGCCGTCCAATCGATCCACGGTGGTCAGCCGGTTGGGAAGTCTTGGTAAAAGCATACAGAAAGCCTTTGGTCTTCGGGTTCAGTCGGAAACAACTCGTCAAACATTCGCGATCACTAGTACACTGGGGTTGAACGAGTCAACAACGACGACGGAGAACACGACGGAAGCAACGACGACCGGTGTTGGTACCACGAAGATCACGGATCAGGTTTTCCGACCTTCGATCAAGCCCCTCAAAGACGCATCGAAGCAAACTTCTGGCGAGTTCCATAACGAGGTTGTCATCGACGAGTTGACTTTTCCTGACGAGACCAATCCCCCAACGACTGCCGCAACTACGCTTGTTCGACGAAGATTCGATTCGGAAATCAACCTGATAACCGAAGAGCGacgaaggaagaagaaacgtATGACACCTTTGGCGATTCAGAATAAGGATTCATCGTTGGATGAGTTTCGTCAGCCGTACAGGTACCATAGAAGTCCTCGTGCCGATAATCCTTGGTACCACGGAGGGAAGAAGGATTCGATGAAATTCTCCTTCGAAGCTGAAAACGTTAATCTGATGAAAGAGAAGCTGGGCTCGAGCAACAGTTTCCTTCGTGAACAGCGGAATTACGTGCAATTGATGGTTAATGGTCAGGACGATGCTGAAAAGGCGAATTATGGGAAAGGATACAGGCTGAAGAAAGATCGGAGCGACCCAGTGAATGGAGGTAGAAGAAGAAAAGCAGAGATCAGAAATTCGCCAGGAATTAAGTGGATTCATCATCCATGGTACTCCACTACAGAGTCTTCGGAGTATACCGTTAAAAGTAAGAATCGTGCGGACGGTGTTCTTCCTAGCAGAAGTCTGACCAATTCAAAAGAAACTGGAAGAATCCAGAAGGAATCTGATAACTTGAATCAGCCAGAAATTTCAGGTAGAATACTACCACCTTGTTCTAAAAGTAAATATCGTAGAAGCAGACGTCTGTTGTCCGTTAAAAACTCGAAGAGTACCAAGAGGAACCATCAAAAGAcgagtaaaaataaaaagaagcacGCTAAAGACGACGAGGATGATGAATATGAGAAGGAGTCTTCTAAACATCTAAAGAGTTTGAGGTCGCGCGTGGAGAAGTCGAAGAAACGAGACACTGAACGAGCCTCTTCGAAACGAAATAAAAGTAACAAAAACCGTAGCAAAAAGCAGCTGCAATCACCATTGGAGGATTCGTTCGAGGGCTACGATTATTCGATGCCCAAGGAGCCGGGGTACGAAGTCCTCGAAGAAAGGCAGGCCAAGGATGTCGGCAACCCTGAAGAGTCTCTCGAAAACGACGAAACAGTTCCTTTCATAGAAGAATCTGCCCAGAGGATGATTCCTGGAGATTCGAGAATCCAAGAGAACGTGCAAAACGACGATTCGTACAGCCGGTTAGCGGACAACAGTGTGCCGGTTGATTTCGACAGATTGACGGACAATTCGAAGGCGGAGGATTCGGTTCTGAGCGAGAAGGATGGGCAAGAATTGGGGAAAGATTTCGAGATATCACTGACAGGGAAAATTCACTTGGAAAGCGATTCGAACGGGCGACCGGTGTCCATCAGTTTCAATGCCGCGCCGGAATTCCTGCCAAAGAGTTCCATCGATTCTGGGACGATGAACGAGTACGTCGATCGATTGCCATCAGAGTCAGCCTCCAGTTCTTTAGTCGACGCGTCGAACACGGACAATGCTAATTTTTTGTCGAACGCTTTCGGCGCCCAACCGGTAGACTCTGACGAGACGGGTGATCAATCGAAAGAATACTCGGGTGTAATCCGTGAAAGAAATGGTAACGCTGTGAAATACAGAGACGTGAATCGTCCTCAGAAACTGCTTCGTCTGCAGAAGAAATCCGTAGATGCTATCGAGAATGCTGATGAAGAAGAAACAAGGTTATTGAAAGGGTTACACAGAACTGATGAGAAATACAGTCCGAAGGATTCTGGATCTACGAACCTCAAACGGGACGTGGAATCCGTTTCAAAGGAAACAGAAGCGAAGGACGGAGATGTGTCTTCAGGCTCCGAAGACCTGAAGAATGTGCTTTTATCTGATTCTGAAG ACTCGCCTCAGATTTCATTGGACCTGTCCAACGAACCTGAAGCATCATTCTTGAACGCAGAAGGTGAAGACGCGGCTACCACCGTTCTTTCTGGTGGCTGTTATGCCTTAAACAGCACCACGGAGAGGACTGACCTGCCAGAAACAACCACGGTCGTTGAGAAAATGGCTGCCTTCGCGAACACACCGTTGCTCAGCTATCAAGATTTAAATACGACTGAATACCCGAGTACCACCGAACAGTTAGCTACTACTATCACGATGGAACGTTACGACAGCGTTCAGGAAGAAACTTTGCCGCCCCAGAAGCAACAAGCTTTCGGTTTCTCGAAGAGTGTGGCAGAGTACAATACCTCAGCGGAAGATAATAATGAAACGACGGAGAAGAAGAACATGCAGGCTGTATCTGAATTCGTGAAGAAGTTGGAGAAACTGGTGACAGACGCGGGGAACTCGAGCAACCAAACCGGCAGCACTTTGATTCATTTGAAAAAGTTCATTATCGTTCCTGATAATCAAACGTTTTGGAGTCTTGGGAAACTTTCAGAGCCTGAAGTATCGCCATCGTCGAGCACCGAGACTGTGGTTCTAATGGGAGAAGGggtgaatgaaaatgaaaacgtTGGGTCTGTAAACGATAAGGAAGATGATGAAGTTGATGAGGAATCGAAACCAGCAGAGTCTGATTTGATTAAAGGGATAATTAGATCGGTGATAAGAGGCGATGACGAGAAACGCGACGTGACGGGTTGTGGAACAGGGAAGAAGGAAGAACACGAGGAGCCCTCGAAAAATAATAACGTTTGCAAGGAAGATAAATCAaatatgaaagagaaaagagaagcgTCTATGAGTAACGCGGGGCGTGAACGAAAAAGGGAATCTAAAAAGAAAGACAGCAGACAGGGGAAGAAGAAACGGCGACGAAAGCGGAAAAGAAAacctaagaagaagaaaaagaacgcGAATAAGAAGAATGATAAAAAGATTAAGAGCAAATGGCCCTTTAAAAGGAACTTACTCATGCTATCGGAAGAGGAACAGATTGAAACACCGGACTGCGGAAACAAGTGGAGAATcattgataaattttcattgtgcgagaagaacaagaataggATAGAACCGAAGAAGTCTGGTGAAAATAAGTTCAAAGAACCGCAGATTCGAGGAGGTCAAGATTGCTCGAATCACAGACATCCCCCAAACGTGGATCCTTCGAAATACCTCGAATCGGCGCACTGTCTACGATTCAGTAACTTATG GTACTCGGTCTACCAGCTGGAAGAACCTTTCGTAGCTCacaaaattcatcttcaaatcTATGTAAAAGGTAGTTCTGTCGATGGATCAATTTTCTGGCAGGATTTAACAAACGGTTCATCCGTAAG ATTGGGCACCTTTGATAAACACTATCGGGATACAAGGAACAGCATGGATTTCACGTATAACGATATCAAATTAACACCGAACACGGGCTATAATTTGGATCCAACGAAAGATCGTTTATTGGTACCGTCCACGCTTTCCGAGGATACATCAAAGTACCCCGAAATCGAAG GATGGTCAGGCGAGTATCTAGTGGTGCAAGCGGACAAGATCAACGAGGATGCAAACGAGTGCGACAAAGCCGGTGTGGGTTTCACTGCGTTCGTTAATCAACCGGATCGTTGCGAACGTGTACGTGGAACCTGTTTGAAGAATCAACCGATGGATTACTGGAGACACGACGTC GAAGCACGAGATTCCGGACGGTCTGGTTGCTACTTCTTGAGCAATTTCGCCTGGGTGCCGAGCGAGGCCATCAAGTACAACGTGAACGGAACCGGAAGCCGCGAGTTCCTCGCCCTCGAGTACCATTCGCCGCACGTGTCCGTGATCGACGTTGAACTCGGGGCCGACTACAATGCTCTCCTTCGAGCAGG GTCATACGGTCGACTAACCGAGGTGTACATAGATAATACCGCAATTGATTACACAGTGATAACGGTGCTGATTACCAACAAAGGCTCATCTTCATCCTCTTATCGAGTCCGGATTACAGACTGTCCCGAAGGACTTCCGGTGTCGTGGTTGAACGCCGAGTCTCCAAGCAAGACAATCTCGTCCCATCACGATCGTAAAGTAGCTCTAGATCTCTACGGGAGACTCTCATTAAACGAATTCTCTTGTTCCG TGGAGCTGTTGAACAGCAACGGGGAACCGGTAGCAACGAGAAGaataaaaacgagaaaaatggATCGTTGCTTTTGCGTGCGACACTGCGTGTGTACATGCGACGGTGAAAGAACGAGTTGTCAGCCTATGTCGTTGGAAAATTATCACGCTGCCGGTTTTCGAGGCCCGCTTCCGCCTACACCTGACGAACCTTTCATCTGGTTCAATCCCATAACCATAGTTTGCTTGTTTATAATCGGTGTTCTGTTGCTGTTGCTTCTTTTAG GTATTTTCAAATGGCTGATCGGTCTATGCTTGCCAGCAGTAGGACGTTGGGGATTGGATGCTCTATTCGAAACGAATAAAATGAAGGAATATTTTGAAAAGGATTTGAAATCAAGAAGTGTAGTATTGGATGAATCTGGTCAACCTGTGCATCCAGACACGAGAAGGAAATCTGTCAGAGTTTGCAATAG GAAGTTGGAATTTTTcctgaatttgatatttttcttcatttatccATTGGTGATTTGTTGCTGGTACTGTATGAAACCTAGACACCCCAGTAAAAGTACGATTCCTGTCGAATCCCAG GCTAGTCTGATGTCTGAAAAGGAGGAGTCCCCTACAATGATATGCGTCAGCACGTACGGCGACAGTATAAATTCCAAGATGGAGGCGGAGGACACGAAGTACGTAATAGACGAGCTGAAGAAGTCACAGGAGTCCTTGCAGAATCTCAACAGATATAAA AGGAAGCCGGAGAGCCCAGAAACTGTTCCAAGCTCGTCGGACTGA